In a single window of the Streptomyces sp. HUAS ZL42 genome:
- a CDS encoding protein kinase, translating into MTPLGFGDPLRLGPYRLLGVLGEGGMGKVYLGQDASRTLAAVKVLRPELAHDQNLAQRFLREAHTAQAVTSRGVARVMGAQLEGDRPWIASEFLSGPTLEQAVRTHGPFDETGVRNLAAILATTLAEIHAAGLVHRDLKPANIVLTSNGPRIIDFGIARPEHGLTLTTTGQAPVTPGFGAPEQVLGQRVGPAADVFSLGAVLVYATGGRPAYTGSHVAAVQYAVVHGEPDLTAVPPEFQPLIGPCLSKDPAKRPVPAQIAAAFAPTRGTRRVWQRGPVGETIKQHETQTKKYTTVVGGVSRAATSRRRFLAAFGTGGALLAAGGATTAWWLLHDSLPAAGDAPPATLIKDPSSDDSYANKPPRPLWGPFKIAPTDAPAPLALRDVVIFASSEGGLTARKVIDGTEKWALPGIDATARYVAVGRTQFAAVDRKGNLHIHDASTSERLWSVSLRVTRVLAADDATVYAATADDDLRAVDRTSRKNRWPVPSAYVGPIGKTAEAAAGDGYLVVSSEDGTVFAFSSKTGKKAWDLTGQNKGKALTPLIANGTVYLGGSDLVARNLSDGQDLWKVPGTWGPPVLEGNYVTAVDGGGEWSQYDQRPVRFSADTGDEDSDWYAAPEGDDAPMAAPLFQGHSMWVVEGGDTKGVTALNKDTGDRAWTYKPERGGTWGMTAAGNRVFLLNDGEAVAMPVF; encoded by the coding sequence ATGACTCCCCTCGGCTTCGGTGACCCGCTCCGACTCGGCCCCTACCGGCTGCTCGGCGTGCTCGGGGAAGGCGGCATGGGCAAGGTGTACTTGGGCCAGGACGCCTCCCGCACCTTGGCCGCGGTGAAGGTGCTGCGTCCCGAACTGGCCCACGACCAGAATCTGGCCCAGCGCTTCCTGCGTGAGGCACATACGGCTCAGGCCGTGACCAGCCGGGGCGTAGCACGTGTGATGGGCGCTCAGTTGGAGGGCGACCGTCCTTGGATCGCGTCGGAGTTCCTGTCCGGTCCGACGCTCGAGCAGGCAGTCCGTACGCACGGTCCATTCGACGAAACCGGCGTACGGAATCTCGCCGCGATCCTCGCGACCACCCTCGCTGAGATCCACGCAGCGGGGTTGGTCCACCGTGACCTCAAGCCCGCCAACATCGTGCTGACCTCGAACGGTCCCCGCATCATCGACTTCGGCATCGCACGTCCCGAGCACGGCCTCACCCTCACTACGACCGGGCAGGCGCCTGTGACGCCCGGATTCGGCGCACCGGAGCAGGTTCTCGGGCAGCGGGTGGGCCCGGCAGCCGATGTCTTCTCGCTCGGTGCCGTCCTGGTGTACGCGACGGGCGGGCGCCCCGCCTACACCGGGTCACACGTGGCCGCGGTCCAGTACGCAGTGGTACACGGCGAACCCGACCTGACGGCCGTGCCGCCCGAATTCCAGCCGCTCATTGGTCCGTGCCTGTCCAAGGACCCGGCCAAACGCCCCGTGCCCGCGCAGATCGCCGCGGCTTTCGCTCCAACACGTGGCACCCGACGCGTCTGGCAGCGGGGCCCGGTGGGCGAAACAATCAAGCAACACGAGACGCAGACCAAGAAGTACACGACCGTTGTTGGAGGCGTCTCGCGAGCGGCCACCTCGCGGCGCCGGTTCCTCGCCGCCTTCGGCACGGGTGGTGCGCTCCTCGCGGCAGGCGGGGCCACAACGGCATGGTGGCTACTGCACGACAGTCTGCCCGCAGCGGGGGACGCCCCGCCTGCCACGCTCATCAAGGACCCGAGTTCAGACGACTCTTACGCCAACAAGCCGCCTCGGCCGCTATGGGGCCCATTCAAGATTGCCCCAACCGACGCCCCGGCACCTCTCGCGCTGCGCGATGTCGTGATCTTCGCTTCGTCAGAGGGTGGGCTGACGGCACGCAAGGTCATCGACGGCACGGAAAAGTGGGCCTTGCCCGGCATCGATGCGACGGCACGGTACGTGGCAGTCGGGCGGACCCAGTTCGCAGCCGTCGACAGGAAGGGGAACCTCCATATCCACGACGCGTCTACCAGCGAGCGCTTGTGGAGCGTCTCCCTCAGGGTTACGCGGGTGCTCGCTGCCGACGACGCCACCGTGTACGCCGCCACAGCCGACGACGATCTGCGGGCGGTTGACAGGACCAGCAGGAAGAACAGGTGGCCGGTGCCCAGCGCGTATGTTGGGCCGATCGGAAAGACCGCCGAGGCTGCCGCCGGCGACGGCTACCTGGTGGTGTCGAGCGAGGACGGTACCGTCTTCGCTTTCAGCTCCAAGACGGGCAAGAAGGCATGGGACCTGACTGGCCAGAACAAGGGAAAGGCCCTCACTCCCCTCATCGCCAACGGCACGGTGTACCTGGGCGGCAGTGACCTCGTCGCCCGCAATCTGAGTGATGGGCAGGATCTCTGGAAAGTTCCCGGTACCTGGGGCCCTCCCGTTCTGGAGGGGAATTACGTTACGGCCGTGGACGGCGGAGGCGAATGGTCCCAATACGACCAACGTCCTGTCCGATTCTCCGCAGATACGGGCGACGAAGACTCTGATTGGTATGCGGCACCTGAAGGTGACGACGCACCTATGGCCGCCCCGCTCTTTCAAGGCCACTCCATGTGGGTGGTCGAGGGGGGTGACACGAAGGGGGTTACGGCCCTCAACAAGGACACAGGTGACCGGGCTTGGACGTACAAACCCGAGCGTGGCGGCACCTGGGGTATGACCGCAGCGGGCAACCGCGTGTTTCTGCTCAACGACGGGGAGGCTGTGGCGATGCCGGTCTTCTGA
- a CDS encoding protein kinase gives MISPLTHDDPGHIATYELLARLGSGGMGTVYLARAASGRTVALKTMHARIAEDPASRTRFHLETDAARVIGGRYGAQVFDADPLAATPWLATEYVIGPPLSDAVGAFGPLSESAVRALGSTLCDALAQLHSSDVVHRDLKPSNIMVTADGPRLIDFGIARAIGDEHLTRTGAAAGTPAYMSPEQALGQEHTAAGDVFALAGVLVFAATGSAPFGSGQAADLIYRVRYAEPDLSRVPPALASILSRCLEKDPSRRPTTPVLRAELSSSATEFADVLPQPFLDEIGRRATVVWQAPPHRLPAPAPGPYDSTVTSVVATASAAPSRRKLLALGGGSLLGAAAAGLGAWSWLGGESREEPPSAVWRTNFTAPASEQRVPPVVVSDHLIVNGSSGVRAFNAATGQLDWTSTDLAGPWRAATDGSQLYGLSPVGSNPYAFTISSVGSSDGSFTSRVALLDKWAGGLKYERLLCASEGKVFAVAGVKTRKPGETQTDGPDTAWSLLAADLTTGEVIWDLSLGRTGSAGQTYVMARVAGTSLIICGRTGSAPYIAAYEALYDHRNWVAGVSEAEIHAGRSELAADDKYMYLGGDALRARSLATGKTVWTYRGSAASYGAPTVVDGVVYVTEGKGSGGLAAVDADNGKLIWRETGPPATAPGLDTAPVVGSTYVYRRSTSGIVAVDRKARKAAWTFRTDATALVALPNRKLLFGVGARSAVAIPFE, from the coding sequence ATGATCTCGCCCCTGACTCACGACGACCCCGGCCACATCGCCACATACGAGTTGCTCGCCCGACTCGGCAGCGGCGGCATGGGCACGGTCTACCTTGCACGAGCGGCTTCGGGGCGGACCGTCGCACTCAAGACGATGCACGCCCGGATCGCGGAGGATCCGGCGTCCCGTACCCGGTTCCATCTGGAGACCGATGCGGCCCGTGTGATCGGCGGCCGATACGGGGCTCAGGTGTTCGATGCAGACCCTCTGGCCGCTACACCGTGGCTCGCGACGGAATACGTGATCGGTCCGCCCCTGAGTGATGCGGTCGGCGCCTTCGGTCCGTTGTCCGAGTCCGCGGTGCGAGCCCTGGGTAGCACCCTGTGCGATGCCCTGGCGCAGTTGCACAGCTCAGATGTCGTCCATCGCGACCTCAAGCCGTCCAACATCATGGTCACCGCCGACGGTCCTCGCCTCATCGACTTCGGTATCGCTCGCGCGATCGGCGACGAGCACCTCACCCGCACGGGAGCGGCTGCGGGCACACCCGCCTACATGTCGCCCGAGCAGGCCTTGGGACAGGAGCACACGGCCGCGGGCGACGTGTTCGCACTGGCAGGCGTTCTGGTCTTCGCAGCGACCGGCAGCGCCCCGTTCGGTTCGGGACAGGCCGCTGACCTCATCTACCGGGTGCGCTACGCCGAGCCGGACCTGAGCCGTGTTCCTCCAGCCCTCGCGTCCATCTTGTCGCGCTGTCTTGAGAAAGATCCCTCGCGGCGACCGACCACCCCGGTACTGCGGGCCGAACTGTCCAGCTCTGCGACCGAATTCGCCGATGTTCTGCCCCAACCGTTTCTCGACGAGATCGGCCGTCGTGCCACGGTCGTATGGCAGGCGCCTCCCCACCGCCTTCCTGCGCCCGCTCCGGGACCGTACGACTCGACGGTCACGTCCGTCGTGGCCACTGCCTCCGCCGCACCGTCGCGCCGCAAACTGCTGGCGCTCGGCGGTGGTTCGCTGCTCGGAGCGGCGGCCGCGGGCCTCGGGGCCTGGTCGTGGTTGGGCGGCGAAAGCCGCGAAGAACCTCCATCGGCCGTATGGCGTACAAACTTCACCGCACCGGCCTCGGAGCAGCGCGTTCCTCCCGTGGTTGTCAGCGACCACCTCATCGTGAACGGCTCTTCCGGCGTACGCGCCTTCAATGCGGCGACCGGTCAACTCGACTGGACCAGCACGGATCTCGCCGGGCCCTGGCGGGCGGCCACCGACGGCAGCCAGCTCTACGGCCTGTCTCCGGTTGGCTCGAATCCGTACGCGTTCACGATCTCGAGTGTCGGTTCGAGCGACGGATCCTTCACCTCACGTGTCGCCCTGCTCGACAAGTGGGCCGGCGGCCTGAAGTACGAGCGGCTGCTGTGTGCCTCGGAAGGCAAGGTGTTCGCGGTGGCAGGAGTCAAGACGCGCAAGCCGGGCGAGACGCAGACCGACGGCCCCGACACCGCGTGGAGCCTCCTCGCGGCGGACCTCACCACCGGCGAGGTGATTTGGGATCTATCGCTGGGGCGAACCGGCTCCGCCGGGCAGACGTACGTGATGGCACGCGTCGCCGGCACGTCTCTGATCATCTGCGGCAGAACGGGTTCGGCGCCGTACATCGCCGCCTACGAAGCGCTCTACGACCACCGCAACTGGGTCGCCGGAGTTTCCGAAGCGGAAATCCACGCCGGACGCAGCGAACTGGCCGCGGACGACAAATACATGTACCTCGGTGGCGACGCGCTGCGTGCGCGATCACTGGCCACCGGCAAGACGGTATGGACCTATCGCGGTTCCGCGGCCTCATACGGCGCTCCGACTGTCGTGGACGGTGTGGTGTATGTGACTGAAGGCAAGGGGTCCGGGGGGCTCGCGGCCGTGGACGCCGACAATGGAAAGCTGATCTGGCGAGAAACCGGTCCCCCTGCCACAGCTCCAGGCCTTGACACTGCGCCGGTGGTCGGCAGTACCTACGTCTACCGGCGTTCCACCTCCGGGATCGTCGCCGTCGACCGCAAGGCCCGAAAGGCGGCCTGGACGTTCCGGACCGATGCGACCGCTTTGGTGGCCCTACCGAACAGGAAACTGCTGTTCGGTGTGGGTGCACGTTCTGCCGTCGCCATTCCCTTCGAGTGA
- the eccD gene encoding type VII secretion integral membrane protein EccD, with the protein MTASAAATGGSGTGVPSGAGTGLGFCRVTIVAPDSRIDVALPDDIPVADIYPEILRLSQQSPAEGAPVGYHLVRRDGTVLDSSRSFAAQRILDGELLTLRPFSESLPPAVFDDVSEAVASAVTRERTLWSGDLTRAAGLVGGGVLPTLLAFVAWTGDPRHDMHSLPGVLAAVAGVLLVVLACIRARIYDDRASAVALGLGALPNVAVAGSGLLPLTDGQGIGKLQFLLACAAVLLASVLLTLCSPSGDGPFVAFVFASAIGVLATFGALLADWTPSEVGALCAPVAVGALAFLPSLSMRFARLPIGFDPPNTAPRSAYGADPAPQEPVDAERVAARARRGHELLVGLVGGCAVTAVAASAVLGFSDGVWAQLLALVTGVALVMRAHLFRYTAQVAPVLAAGLASLVLLGLGLALNPPHAVIRDALTGDRTDLDIRTVWLVAVIAAVAALVTAIGLIVSRGGLTPFWGRFLEIAEGFVLLTLVPLALAVFDVYATARAMTS; encoded by the coding sequence ATGACGGCCTCCGCGGCAGCCACCGGAGGGTCCGGTACGGGGGTGCCTTCCGGCGCGGGCACGGGGCTCGGCTTCTGCCGGGTCACGATCGTCGCGCCCGACAGCCGCATCGACGTGGCGCTGCCCGACGACATCCCGGTCGCCGACATCTATCCGGAGATCCTCAGGCTCTCCCAGCAGAGCCCCGCCGAGGGCGCACCCGTCGGATACCACCTGGTACGCCGGGACGGCACCGTCCTCGACAGCTCCCGCTCTTTCGCCGCACAGCGCATTCTCGACGGTGAACTCCTTACGCTCCGCCCCTTCTCCGAGTCGCTGCCTCCCGCCGTATTCGACGACGTCTCCGAAGCGGTCGCCTCCGCCGTGACCCGCGAACGCACCCTGTGGAGCGGCGACCTGACGCGTGCCGCGGGCCTCGTCGGAGGAGGCGTCCTGCCGACCCTGCTCGCCTTCGTGGCGTGGACCGGCGACCCGCGCCACGACATGCACAGCCTCCCCGGCGTCCTCGCCGCGGTCGCCGGCGTGCTCCTGGTCGTACTGGCCTGCATACGCGCCCGGATCTACGACGACCGGGCCTCCGCCGTCGCCCTGGGCCTCGGCGCCCTGCCCAATGTGGCGGTGGCCGGCTCGGGGCTCCTCCCGCTCACCGACGGCCAGGGCATCGGCAAGCTGCAGTTCCTCCTCGCCTGCGCCGCCGTGCTGCTGGCCTCGGTCCTGCTCACCCTGTGCTCCCCGAGCGGGGACGGCCCGTTCGTCGCCTTCGTCTTCGCGTCCGCCATCGGAGTGCTGGCCACCTTCGGGGCGCTCCTCGCCGACTGGACGCCCTCCGAGGTCGGGGCCCTGTGCGCCCCGGTCGCGGTGGGGGCCCTGGCCTTCCTCCCGAGCCTGTCGATGCGTTTCGCCCGGCTGCCGATCGGCTTCGACCCGCCCAACACCGCCCCGCGCAGCGCGTACGGCGCCGATCCCGCCCCCCAGGAGCCGGTCGACGCCGAGCGGGTCGCCGCCCGGGCCCGCCGCGGCCACGAGCTCCTGGTCGGACTGGTCGGCGGCTGCGCGGTGACCGCGGTCGCGGCCTCGGCGGTCCTCGGCTTCTCCGACGGTGTCTGGGCTCAGCTGCTCGCCCTCGTGACCGGCGTCGCCCTGGTGATGCGGGCCCATCTGTTCCGCTACACCGCCCAGGTCGCGCCTGTCCTGGCCGCCGGTCTCGCCTCCCTGGTGCTGCTCGGTCTGGGTCTGGCGCTCAACCCGCCGCACGCCGTGATCCGCGACGCCCTCACGGGCGACCGCACCGACCTCGACATCCGGACGGTCTGGCTCGTCGCGGTGATCGCGGCGGTGGCCGCGCTCGTCACCGCGATCGG
- the eccCa gene encoding type VII secretion protein EccCa — MSHIVVKRPPRALPSEVSTQEIVLQPPPELPRGHQESVLMQLLPTLGMGGSVVFFFTSGQPFMRIMGMVMIASTVAMSIAMVVRFRRGSQGQLADMRRDYLSYLAQTRQTAVDTAKAQRDAQYFLHPSPEQLWALVAEGSRVWERRPGDEDFAQVRIGLGSQALATALVAPETGPVEQLEPLTAGAMQRFLAVHGTLDDLPMAVSLRAFYHVTISGDPQSVRSSARAMAGSLAALHSPEDLLVVVAAGREALPHWEWAKWLPHVQAPGAVDGAGSRRLIDSDTRELENLLATRLTGRPRFHPNAAPLPEEPHIVVVLDGLSLPPDSVLANPEGLQGVTILEVVPGEPTTGGGELSIVVQPESLHLESGHGVVYEGTPDALSYESAEALARQLAPLRMASGGDDDEPLLANLEFTDLLNLGDAASVDTKRTWRPRSLAERLRVPIGLGEDGRPVMLDLKEAAQEGMGPHGLCVGATGSGKSELLRTLVLGLAVTHSSETLNFVLADFKGGATFAGMAQMPHVAAVITNLADDLTLVDRMGDSIRGELNRRQEMLRDAGNYANIHDYEKARAAGAALQPIPSLVLVIDEFSELLTAKPDFIEMFVQIGRIGRSLGVHLLLASQRLEEGRLRGLETYLSYRIGLRTFSAAESRAALGVPDAYELPNVPGSGFLKFGTDEMVRFKAAYVSGVYRSGSQRAALGGGPLPVDRRPVLFTAAEVPVQYVPVPQQRPSGADGPEVDDALADTVLDVIVRRLEAQGPAAHQVWLPPLDSPPSLDGLLPGLTAVQGRGLTQPGYEGAGRLVVPVGLVDKPYEQRRDPLWIDFSGAAGHMQIIGGPQSGKSTLLRTIISAFALTHTPHEVQFYGLDFGGGGMAAVSGLPHVGGVASRLDPERVRRTVAEVYGVLTRREEYFRSAGIPSIADFRTRRARGDISVTDQPWGDVFLVIDGWGNFRTEYEALDSIVLDIAARGLGYGIHVILTASRSMEVRSSLKDQLMNRLELRLGDPMDSEMDRKVAANVPTGVPGRGQSPQKLHFMAAVPRIDGLTSDTDLSDATQALATEVTRHWQAAPAPEVRLLPREFPANELPPGNRFPRRGIAFALDEDNLEPVFVDFEQDPFLLIFGESESGKSNLLRLLIKQLSERYSGDECKMFVVDNRRSLLDVTPSSHLAEYIPMSNTMDHHISALANLMQRRTPTADVTAQQLRDRSWWRGPTVYVVIDDYDLVSTSSGNPLAGLTELLPFARDVGVRFIIARSTAGAGRASYEPFMQRMKELGAQGVVLAGDPGEGDILGGVRPRAMPAGRGVFVSRKRGKPLVQVGLVADGAI, encoded by the coding sequence GTGAGCCACATCGTCGTGAAGCGCCCGCCTCGGGCGCTGCCGTCCGAAGTGTCCACGCAGGAGATCGTCCTGCAGCCTCCGCCCGAACTGCCGCGGGGGCACCAGGAGAGCGTGCTGATGCAGTTGCTGCCGACGCTCGGCATGGGCGGCTCGGTGGTCTTCTTCTTCACTAGCGGACAGCCGTTCATGAGGATCATGGGCATGGTCATGATCGCCTCGACGGTGGCCATGTCCATCGCGATGGTGGTCCGCTTCCGCCGCGGCTCCCAGGGGCAGTTGGCGGACATGCGCCGCGACTACCTGAGCTATCTGGCGCAGACCCGGCAGACCGCCGTCGACACGGCGAAGGCGCAGCGGGACGCGCAGTACTTCCTCCACCCCTCCCCCGAACAGCTGTGGGCCCTGGTGGCCGAGGGCAGCCGGGTGTGGGAACGGCGGCCCGGCGACGAGGACTTCGCCCAGGTCCGCATCGGCCTCGGCTCACAGGCGCTCGCCACCGCGCTCGTCGCCCCCGAGACCGGCCCGGTCGAGCAGCTGGAGCCGCTGACAGCGGGGGCGATGCAGCGCTTCCTCGCCGTCCACGGAACGCTGGACGACCTGCCGATGGCGGTGTCGCTGCGCGCCTTCTACCACGTCACCATCAGCGGTGACCCGCAGTCCGTACGGTCCTCCGCCCGGGCCATGGCCGGTTCGCTGGCCGCACTGCACTCCCCCGAGGACCTGCTCGTCGTGGTCGCGGCGGGCCGCGAGGCGCTGCCCCACTGGGAGTGGGCCAAGTGGCTGCCGCACGTCCAGGCGCCAGGTGCCGTGGACGGCGCGGGCAGCCGCAGGCTCATCGACAGCGACACCCGCGAGCTGGAGAACCTGCTCGCCACCCGGCTGACGGGCCGTCCGCGCTTCCACCCGAACGCGGCGCCGCTGCCGGAGGAGCCCCACATCGTCGTCGTCCTCGACGGCCTCTCCCTGCCGCCGGACTCGGTCCTGGCCAACCCCGAAGGGCTCCAGGGCGTCACCATCCTCGAGGTCGTTCCCGGCGAGCCGACCACCGGCGGCGGCGAGCTCTCCATCGTCGTACAGCCCGAGTCGCTGCACCTCGAGTCGGGGCACGGGGTCGTCTACGAAGGGACGCCCGACGCCCTCTCCTACGAGTCCGCCGAGGCCCTCGCCCGGCAGCTCGCCCCGCTGCGGATGGCCTCCGGCGGCGACGACGACGAACCGCTGCTCGCCAACCTGGAGTTCACCGACCTGCTCAACCTCGGTGACGCGGCGTCCGTCGACACCAAGCGCACCTGGCGGCCGCGCTCGCTGGCCGAGCGGCTTCGCGTGCCGATCGGCCTCGGCGAGGACGGCCGTCCCGTGATGCTCGACCTCAAGGAGGCCGCGCAGGAGGGCATGGGCCCGCACGGCCTGTGCGTGGGCGCCACCGGTTCCGGCAAGTCGGAGCTGCTGCGCACGCTCGTACTCGGCCTTGCGGTCACGCACTCCTCGGAGACCCTGAACTTCGTCCTCGCGGACTTCAAGGGCGGCGCGACCTTCGCGGGCATGGCACAGATGCCCCACGTGGCGGCCGTCATCACCAACCTCGCCGACGACCTCACGCTGGTCGACCGCATGGGCGACTCCATCCGCGGCGAGCTCAACCGCCGCCAGGAGATGCTGCGCGACGCGGGCAACTACGCCAACATCCACGACTACGAGAAGGCGCGCGCGGCGGGTGCGGCCCTGCAGCCGATCCCGTCCCTGGTGCTGGTGATCGACGAGTTCAGCGAACTGCTCACCGCCAAGCCGGACTTCATCGAGATGTTCGTGCAGATCGGCCGTATCGGCCGCTCGCTCGGCGTGCACCTGCTGCTGGCGTCGCAGCGTCTGGAGGAGGGCCGCCTGCGCGGCCTGGAGACGTACCTGTCGTACCGGATCGGTCTGCGCACGTTCTCCGCGGCGGAGTCGCGGGCGGCGCTGGGTGTGCCCGACGCCTACGAGCTTCCGAACGTGCCGGGATCCGGATTCCTGAAGTTCGGCACGGACGAGATGGTGCGCTTCAAGGCGGCGTACGTCTCCGGGGTCTATCGCTCGGGTTCCCAGCGCGCGGCGCTGGGCGGCGGTCCGCTGCCGGTGGACCGGCGGCCGGTGCTGTTCACGGCGGCAGAGGTACCAGTGCAGTACGTGCCGGTGCCGCAGCAACGCCCCTCAGGTGCGGACGGTCCGGAGGTCGACGACGCCCTCGCGGACACCGTGCTGGACGTGATCGTGCGCAGGCTGGAGGCGCAGGGCCCGGCGGCCCACCAGGTGTGGCTGCCGCCACTGGACAGCCCGCCGTCGCTGGACGGCCTCCTGCCGGGCCTCACGGCGGTGCAGGGCCGCGGGCTCACGCAGCCTGGGTACGAGGGCGCGGGCCGCCTTGTCGTGCCCGTCGGCCTGGTCGACAAGCCGTACGAGCAGCGCCGCGACCCCCTCTGGATCGACTTCTCGGGCGCGGCCGGCCACATGCAGATCATCGGCGGCCCCCAGTCCGGCAAGTCGACGCTGCTGCGCACGATCATCTCGGCGTTCGCCCTCACGCACACGCCGCACGAGGTCCAGTTCTACGGCCTCGACTTCGGCGGTGGCGGCATGGCGGCGGTGTCCGGCCTGCCGCACGTCGGCGGGGTGGCCTCGCGCCTGGACCCGGAGCGGGTACGGCGCACGGTGGCCGAGGTGTACGGCGTGCTGACCCGCCGCGAGGAGTACTTCCGCTCGGCGGGCATCCCGTCGATCGCCGACTTCCGGACGAGGCGCGCCAGGGGCGACATCTCGGTCACGGACCAGCCGTGGGGCGACGTCTTCCTGGTCATCGACGGCTGGGGCAACTTCCGTACGGAGTACGAGGCGCTGGACTCGATCGTCCTCGACATCGCGGCGCGCGGTCTGGGATACGGCATCCACGTGATCCTGACTGCGTCGAGGTCGATGGAGGTCCGGTCGAGTCTCAAGGACCAGCTGATGAACCGCCTGGAGCTGCGGCTCGGTGACCCGATGGACTCCGAGATGGACCGCAAGGTCGCGGCGAACGTCCCCACGGGCGTGCCCGGCCGCGGCCAGTCCCCGCAGAAGCTGCACTTCATGGCGGCGGTACCGCGGATCGACGGCCTGACCTCGGACACGGACCTCTCCGACGCCACGCAGGCGCTGGCGACGGAGGTCACCCGTCACTGGCAGGCCGCTCCCGCGCCCGAAGTACGGCTGCTGCCCCGCGAGTTCCCGGCGAACGAGCTGCCGCCGGGCAACCGCTTCCCGCGCCGCGGTATCGCCTTCGCACTCGACGAGGACAACCTCGAGCCGGTGTTCGTCGACTTCGAGCAGGACCCGTTCCTGCTGATCTTCGGCGAGAGCGAGTCGGGCAAGTCGAACCTGCTGCGGCTGCTGATCAAGCAGCTGTCGGAGCGGTACTCGGGCGACGAGTGCAAGATGTTCGTGGTCGACAACAGGCGGTCGCTGCTCGACGTGACCCCGTCCTCCCACCTGGCCGAGTACATCCCGATGTCCAACACCATGGACCACCACATCTCCGCGCTCGCCAACCTCATGCAACGCCGCACCCCGACGGCCGACGTGACGGCCCAGCAGCTGCGGGACCGCAGCTGGTGGCGGGGCCCGACGGTGTACGTCGTCATCGACGACTACGACCTCGTGTCCACGTCGAGCGGCAATCCGCTGGCGGGGCTGACGGAGCTGCTGCCCTTCGCCCGGGACGTGGGCGTGCGGTTCATCATCGCGCGGTCCACGGCGGGCGCGGGGCGGGCGTCGTACGAGCCGTTCATGCAGCGGATGAAGGAACTGGGGGCACAGGGCGTGGTGCTCGCCGGCGATCCCGGGGAGGGCGACATCCTGGGCGGCGTGCGGCCTCGGGCCATGCCTGCGGGGCGGGGGGTCTTTGTTTCTCGGAAGCGGGGGAAGCCGTTGGTTCAGGTGGGGTTGGTGGCGGACGGGGCGATTTGA